The window GCCAACCGAGGGTAAAAACAATAATAGGGGCAAGATAAATAGGCAGGAATGACCAAGCATTTTGGCTGGCTTGGCCAACCGTGCCATAAAAGGTCCAAGAGGTACAATACACCGCGATGGATAAGCTATAAATCCACGGACGATATTTTGCCATCCATTTAACTTTTTTATCGCCATACCACGCGATAAAAAACAGTAGCCCTAAGTAGGCTAACGAGACCGGCACGACGATCCATCCTTGCGCCATGATACTTCCTGATTGTATTAACGATAAGTTAACCCATACTAACCAATCTGGTTAACTACACCAATCAGGATAGATCACAGTTCTTTCTGTGCCGATCTGTAATACGTTTAAAAACGGTCAATTAAGACTCGCAGAACAATGCCTTACTCTCTTAATTTACCGACATAGGTTGTTCTAACTCAGTCGGCTGATCATTACTGTGTGGCTTTGATTCAATTTTCATGAGTAATACTGGAATACCCATTACAGCCATTAGCCAGAAAAGATTCGCGCCCCACAAACCATATAACCAACCGCTGAGTGCCGTCATAATTGCCATAAATGCCCCTAATGGCAGCGCATTATAAAGGGCTTGCAATGCCACCATCTGATTACTTTTAGCATGCTGAATATAACGAATCGCCGCTAAGTGTGCCGCCGCAAAAGTCACACCGTGCAGCGCTTGCGCCATCACCAGTGCAGGCAATTCAGTCATGGTTGCGGTTACCCCCCAGCGCAAAAGTACGCCCACAGCCGCGAGACGAAACATCATGCCGACGCTCCACTTGGCAAACAAACGCTGACTAAATGCAAATACGCACACTTCAGCGACCACACTAAAGCTCCACAGGTAACCAATAATGGCTTCGCTATAACCGACTTCTTTCCAATAAATCGCACTGAAACTGTAGTAGGCCGCATGGCTACCTTGCAACAAGGCTACAATAATTAAAAACCGCATAACGCTATTATTTTTGACGATGTCGATTAACGCTGGGCGGGGCTGATCATGATGTTCAGTTTCTATCGGTACAATAGCTGGGGTACGCATTGAAAACAATAATGCCACCACCAACCCAGCAATCGCAACCCAAGGAATAACACTCGCCCCATATTTAGCCGCTAAGATCCCAACAATGGTTGAGCCTGCAATAAAGGCAATTGACCCCCACAAGCGAGTACGCCCGTAATCAAGGTGTTTCCCTTTTGCATAGAAATTAGCTAATGCATCAGAAAGTGGAATAATTGGCCCAGCAGCCAAGTTAAACAACACAGTGACCGCCGCTAACGCCCACAGGCTACCGCCACAGAAAATATAAATAACACAAGCAATCAGGCAGGCTAATGTAAACCAACGCAAGGCTGGAATAAGGTGCTCCACATTATGAATTCGCGGTGTCAGCACAACATTCGCTACGCAGCGAACTCCAAGACCTAAACCCAGCAATAAACCAATATCAGAAGCATCTACCCCTAAATGCGCAAACCACAACGCCCAAAAAGGAAGGTAAACACCATAAGTGAAGAAAAAACCAAACAGATATTGCGAGGTCCATCCATAGGGACTACTACGAAACATGCCAATTCCAAAATGCATAATAGGAAATAATACCGACATTATGCCCAACCTATCGCCATAACCCCAAAGATAAATAAGGCAAATCTTTCAATCTCTTTTTCCCCCTTTAAATATGCCAAACTTCGTACATTAATCCCCTCTTATTTCTTATCTACGATAACAATAAAAAGAACGGTATTACTCATATACCCAAGCTGCCTCAAGGTGCTCGTTTTAGCGAGAATTCTGCATTTTGAGGTAACTTGGGTATAGACTAAAGTCGTCTAGAGCTTATCGCCTGCATCAGCGACACTGGTTATATGAAGTAATAGGTTATATGAAGAAATAGGTTATAAGACGAGGTATAGCATGCCGGATAAATTCGACACATCAGTCACGCCCTTTGATCGTCTTCATCATGCTGAGCAAAAAATGCTGAAAGATGCATTAGATGTCGCTTATTACCGTGAAGGCAATAAAATCATCACAACTGGTGACGCTTGCAACCATTTGTTTATTATCATTAAGGGAGGTGTTGAAGAAACCTCTTCTGATGGTACAGAAACCTATGCCCATTACGTCACTGACGATATGTTCGATGTACGTGCTCAGCTTGAAAATAAAAGCCGTCATGATTATATCGCGCTAGAAGATACACTCTGTTATCTCTTACCTCGTGAAATTTTCATCGAGCTGTATCGTTCTAACGGGCAATTCGCCGCCTATTTCGATAATAATTTAGCACGTCGTCAAAATTTAATTGAAGAGGCACAGCGCCAACAAAATCTCGCCGAATTCATTTTGACAAAAGTGGATGATGACAACATTCAACCCTGCCTAATTGTGCCCCATGACACCGACTTAAAACGGGTGACAGAAAAAATGCGCACCCAAGGCTTCGATGCCGCTCTGGTCGCACTTAATTCAACACCGCAATATGGCATTGTTACCCGCACCGATTTACTGCATGCGGTGATGTTAGATCAACTGCCTTCTGATACCCCAGTTAGTCAAATCGCCACTACGCCAGTTATTAGCGTCAACAAAGATGATTTTTTGTTTAATGCCATGATTGCAATGACCCGTCATAAAGTGAAACGGGTACAAGTGCTTGATGCTGGGCAAGTTGTTGGCATGTTAGATTTAACGCAAATCTTGAGCTTATTTTCCACCCACTCTCACGTACTAACATTACGCATTGCACGTGCTGAAACCATTGAAGAATTATCGCTAGCAGCCAGTAGCCAACAACGTTTAGTGGCAACCTTGTTTAATAATGGTATTCATACGCTGTTTGTGATGGAACTGATCGCCTCGGTAAATGAACAGATTATCGAAAAAGCCTTTCAATTAATTGTCCCGCCAACAATGCACAACTATTGCTGCTTCGTTGTAATGGGATCTGAAGGACGTGGCGAACAAATTTTAAAAACCGACCAGGATAATGCACTCATTATTCAAGATGGTGTCGATTGGCCAGATTGTGCCAATGTCATGGATAAATTAACCCTTACATTACAACAACTCGGCTATCCACTTTGCCCAGGAAAAGTCATGGTGAACAACCCTAAATGGGTGAAATCACAAAGTGAATGGTTACATACGATTAGTCGCTCTTGCCAACAAGCAACCGAAGAATCCATGATGGATTTAGCGATACTTGCCGATAGTCATGCTGTCGCAGGCAATCGCGTTTTACTCAACCCACTGCAAACCTATTTGCATCAGCAGTTAGCAGAAAAAGAACTGTTGTTATCTACTTTTACTCGTCCTGCTTTGCGCTTCAGCGTACCTTTAACTCTATTTGGTAAAATAAAATCAACCAAGCAAGGAGTCGATATTAAACGGGGTGGGATCTTTCCAATCGTTCATGGTATTCGGGCATTAGCCTTAGAAAATAAAATTGAACCCAATAATACCTTTGAACGCATTCATCAACTCGAATTGCGCAAAGTCTTAGAGCCAGCCACCGCGTCTAATTTAAGCGAAGCCCTTAAACTATTCATCAGAACCCGTTTACGCCAACAGCTTAACCACCAAGCCGGTGGACAAAGCCAGCAATTGAACGTCAGTGACCTTAGTCGTGCTGAACGAGATCTACTGCGCCACAGCCTTCATGTGGTAAAGAAGTTTAAAGAATGGCTCGGTTATCACTACCAAATAAGGGATTAATAATGAACCTATTACAACGTTATTGGTATCAGCGAAAATTAAAAGATAACCCTTATGGTCAGCTCTTTAATCGCTATCAGGGTGATGAACTTGTCTCTGTAGATTGTGAAACCACCAGCCTTGATCCGCACAGTGCAGAGTTGGTTACCATTGCGGCGACCGTTATTAAAAACAATCGTATACTCACCAGTAAATCGATCCATTTAACCCTAAG is drawn from Photobacterium profundum SS9 and contains these coding sequences:
- a CDS encoding DUF294 nucleotidyltransferase-like domain-containing protein — its product is MPDKFDTSVTPFDRLHHAEQKMLKDALDVAYYREGNKIITTGDACNHLFIIIKGGVEETSSDGTETYAHYVTDDMFDVRAQLENKSRHDYIALEDTLCYLLPREIFIELYRSNGQFAAYFDNNLARRQNLIEEAQRQQNLAEFILTKVDDDNIQPCLIVPHDTDLKRVTEKMRTQGFDAALVALNSTPQYGIVTRTDLLHAVMLDQLPSDTPVSQIATTPVISVNKDDFLFNAMIAMTRHKVKRVQVLDAGQVVGMLDLTQILSLFSTHSHVLTLRIARAETIEELSLAASSQQRLVATLFNNGIHTLFVMELIASVNEQIIEKAFQLIVPPTMHNYCCFVVMGSEGRGEQILKTDQDNALIIQDGVDWPDCANVMDKLTLTLQQLGYPLCPGKVMVNNPKWVKSQSEWLHTISRSCQQATEESMMDLAILADSHAVAGNRVLLNPLQTYLHQQLAEKELLLSTFTRPALRFSVPLTLFGKIKSTKQGVDIKRGGIFPIVHGIRALALENKIEPNNTFERIHQLELRKVLEPATASNLSEALKLFIRTRLRQQLNHQAGGQSQQLNVSDLSRAERDLLRHSLHVVKKFKEWLGYHYQIRD
- a CDS encoding 3-phenylpropionate MFS transporter — its product is MFRSSPYGWTSQYLFGFFFTYGVYLPFWALWFAHLGVDASDIGLLLGLGLGVRCVANVVLTPRIHNVEHLIPALRWFTLACLIACVIYIFCGGSLWALAAVTVLFNLAAGPIIPLSDALANFYAKGKHLDYGRTRLWGSIAFIAGSTIVGILAAKYGASVIPWVAIAGLVVALLFSMRTPAIVPIETEHHDQPRPALIDIVKNNSVMRFLIIVALLQGSHAAYYSFSAIYWKEVGYSEAIIGYLWSFSVVAEVCVFAFSQRLFAKWSVGMMFRLAAVGVLLRWGVTATMTELPALVMAQALHGVTFAAAHLAAIRYIQHAKSNQMVALQALYNALPLGAFMAIMTALSGWLYGLWGANLFWLMAVMGIPVLLMKIESKPHSNDQPTELEQPMSVN